From the genome of Arvicola amphibius chromosome 9, mArvAmp1.2, whole genome shotgun sequence, one region includes:
- the C9H21orf58 gene encoding uncharacterized protein C21orf58 homolog: MLDSSSADHMTRLTLRLLEQMLEQERESMDRAGQQEKPDTALQNALRRRKDLLQRLWEQQLVNEHSPVHAWRRAHERTMAPALNPEVPPMDVFPAASPTLPRPPEPPRIIQHPVPQPPATIIQQLPQQQPLIAQISPPQVFPTQRSGSIKEDMVEMMLMQNAQMHQILMQNMMLKALPPGPIGPRAATLQDPRWVHHGVLRAEKQKPPPVHHHHHYAPPAQLQAASTAGAPSGYPGWPPMVAAAALPHAASFLPTVSHLTEPTTSHPSYP; the protein is encoded by the exons ATGCTGGAGCAGGAACGAGAAAGCATGGACAGAGCAG GACAACAGGAAAAGCCAGACACTGCCCTGCAGAATGCTTTGAGGAGAAGGAAGGACCTTCTACAGAGACTCTGG GAGCAGCAGTTGGTGAATGAGCACTCCCCAGTCCATGCCTGGAGGAGGGCACATGAAAGAACCATGGCGCCAGCCCTGAACCCAGAGGTGCCTCCCATGGATGTCTTCCCTGCTGCCTCCCCAACTTTGCCCCGACCCCCAGAGCCACCAAGGATCATACAGCACCCG GTGCCCCAGCCTCCTGCCACCATCATTCAGCAGCTACCCCAGCAGCAGCCGCTGATTGCACAGATTTCTCCTCCTCAGGTCTTTCCCACTCAAAGATCGGGAAGTATCAAGGAAG ACATGGTGGAGATGATGCTAATGCAGAATGCACAGATGCACCAGATCCTCATGCAGAACATGATGCTCAAAGCCCTGCCCCCTGGGCCCATAGGGCCACGTGCCGCTACCCTCCAG GACCCACGATGGGTGCACCACGGAGTCTTGCGAGCTGAAAAGCAGAAGCCACCCccagtgcaccaccaccaccactatgcACCCCCTGCCCAGCTGCAGGCTGCCTCCACAGCTGGCGCCCCTTCGGGATATCCGGGGTGGCCTCCAATGGTGGCAGCTGCCGCCCTCCCACATGCAGCCAGCTTCTTGCccactgtgagccacctgactgaGCCAACTACTTCCCATCCCAGCTACCCATAG
- the Ybey gene encoding endoribonuclease YbeY isoform X2 → MSLVIKNLQRVVPIRRVPLRSRMDVVRSILGVKDFDLGIICVDNKRIQHINRIYRKKNVPTDVLSFPFHENLKAGEFPQPHSPDDYNLGDVFLGVEYIFQQCRENEDFYDILTMYNQEKLVLEELNRCTGASLQPLTKGLY, encoded by the exons ATGAGTTTGGTGATTAAAAATCTGCAGCGAGTGGTCCCCATCAGAAGAGTGCCACTTCGCAGCAGGATGGATGTGGTCAGGAGTATTTTAGGAGTGAAGGATTTTGACCTGGGAATCATCTGTGTTGACAACAAGCGTATTCAGCACATTAACAGGATCTACAGGAAGAAAAACGTCCCAACTGATGTGCTGTCTTTCCCATTCcatgag AATCTGAAAGCAGGGGAATTTCCTCAGCCACACTCGCCAGATGACTATAATTTGGGAGATGTTTTTCTAGGTGTGGAGTATATCTTCCAGCAGTGCAGAGAAAACGAAGATTTCTATGACATCCTAACG ATGTACAACCAGGAGAAACTGGTGCTGGAGGAACTGAATCGCTGCACTGGAGCCAGCCTCCAGCCCCTGACCAAAGGCCTCTACTAA
- the Ybey gene encoding endoribonuclease YbeY isoform X1, translating to MSLVIKNLQRVVPIRRVPLRSRMDVVRSILGVKDFDLGIICVDNKRIQHINRIYRKKNVPTDVLSFPFHENLKAGEFPQPHSPDDYNLGDVFLGVEYIFQQCRENEDFYDILTVTATHGLCHLLGFTHNSEVEWQKMYNQEKLVLEELNRCTGASLQPLTKGLY from the exons ATGAGTTTGGTGATTAAAAATCTGCAGCGAGTGGTCCCCATCAGAAGAGTGCCACTTCGCAGCAGGATGGATGTGGTCAGGAGTATTTTAGGAGTGAAGGATTTTGACCTGGGAATCATCTGTGTTGACAACAAGCGTATTCAGCACATTAACAGGATCTACAGGAAGAAAAACGTCCCAACTGATGTGCTGTCTTTCCCATTCcatgag AATCTGAAAGCAGGGGAATTTCCTCAGCCACACTCGCCAGATGACTATAATTTGGGAGATGTTTTTCTAGGTGTGGAGTATATCTTCCAGCAGTGCAGAGAAAACGAAGATTTCTATGACATCCTAACG GTGACAGCCACCCATGGACTCTGTCACCTTCTGGGCTTCACCCACAACTCTGAGGTCGAGTGGCAAAAG ATGTACAACCAGGAGAAACTGGTGCTGGAGGAACTGAATCGCTGCACTGGAGCCAGCCTCCAGCCCCTGACCAAAGGCCTCTACTAA